The following is a genomic window from Bacillus sp. FJAT-52991.
AGGGGTGGAAGATATCACCCGGCTAGCTTTTCTCTATGGTTCTTCGAGCCGCAAGGAGGATGCCCTGGACAATGGTATGGGCAGCCTAATACCGGTCGATTTAAATCACATTGTTTCTTTTCCCCTACCCGGACCAATTGTCCAAGCGTTTATTAACGATTCAAAGGAGGGTTCTTAATGAAGCAACAGACAACAACTCCATACATGTATAGTACGCCGATGTATTATCAGCCAACTCCCATGTATACTCCCCCAGCAGGCTCTACCTTACCAGCAGCTGGAGGAACGACAGGGCAAGTAGCTGGACAACAAGTTCCTGGCATGTTGCCAGCAGAAGAGTCGTACATTGAAAACATTTTAAGACTCAACCGAGGAAAAGTCGCTACTGTCTATATGACCTTTGAAAACAATCGTGAATGGAATGCTAAAATCTTCAAAGGTGTCATCGAAGCTGCTGGCCGTGATCATTTAGTATTAAGCGACCCTCAAACAGGCAGACGCTACTTATTGCCAATGATCTACCTTGACTACATCACATTCGATGAGGAAATCGAATATCAATACCCATTCGGCGGCGGACCAATGGCATCTTATCCACCGAGATAAATACAAAGGCGGAAGATGTCGTTTAGCATCGTATGGATTGGACAACCCGTACAAGATCAAGGACAAAGAACTTATCACATTGAAAGGTTATTCTTTAACAAAACAAAAAAACTGTTCCCCAACCAATCATTAGGGAACAGTTTTTTCATTACATCTTCATCACAGCAAGAACAAGCAACACCCAGCCCGCTAAAAAGGCCACGCCACCGAATGGTGTAATCGCTCCAAGAATGCCGATTTGCGTGACTGTTAACACGTATAAACTTCCAGAGAATAAAATGATTCCAATAAGCATTAACCAACCGGACCAATTAAGAAAAGAGCTGGCCGGAATTTGCCCCATAAGAATGCCAACCAAAATTAAACCTAAGGCATGAAACATTTGGTATTGGACACCTGTTTTCCAAATCTCTAAATACTTAGGCTCTACCTTCCCTTCAAGCCCATGAGCACCGAACGCCCCAAGAGCGACGGATAAAAAAGCATTAATTGCGCCAATGATAATAAACGTCTTCATTCTTTACATCCTCCTCTTAAAAGTCAAATATCGAATCACCGTTGGCTCCATCTTCTGTTTCTATCTTTTCTTCTTGATTGATCGATGGCTGTGACAATGTCGATGGCGGAAAGACGTGCTCCCCTCGAACAGAAGATACAACTCCCGGCCCATCCGCAGCGGATTCCAGTACTAAATCACACAACGCCTTAATTGTATGTACATGTCGCTTAATTTCATCGCTTTTTTCAGCCTGCCTTGCTTGTCGAACTTCTATTTCGATTTTATTTAGTACAGATTGATGGGAAATATTCATAATCATGCACCTCCATTAAGGGGTAATCGCTTTTTCAAACACTGTCAAATTTTCCTCAGCCCCAAACACTATTATTTTATCATGTGCTTGCAATTTTTCATCTGATTTTGGTATACCAATTAAAGATCCGTTCCTCAAAATTGCCACAATTGTCACATGATAGACATTGCGAATATCTAAACCTTTCAACGACTGATCTACAAATGAAGATTCCTTTTGAATCAGTATTTCTTCAATCGAATACTCAGCATGATCTGCAGAGAGAACTAAATCCATATAGTGGACGCTCAATGGCTTTAAAATAGACATTACTATCTGCTTGCCACCGGTTGAGGATGGATTAATAACTCTAGCTGCTCCAGCCGTCTTTAGCTTCTTCTCTGTAGCCTCCCTTTCCGCTTTTGAGACAATATAAATATCAGGATTAAGTCCCTTAGCTGTCAACGTAATGAACACATTATCTGCATCACTAGATAGTGCTACTACAAGCGTAGCCGCCCGTTCAATACCAGCAGACTTTAGTACATCATCTTCTGTGGCATCACCAACAATAAACAATTCATCCGATTTCAATATTTTATGTAAAGGCTCCTCTCTTTCATCAATAAATACGACTTGCATATCTTTGTACTCTCTTACATAATCCAACACTTGTTCTCCAACTCGGCCTAATCCACATACGATAATATGATTCTCCAATTGATCAATCTTTTTTTTCATCTTTCTCTCCCTCATTGATGTAGAAAGCTCCCCCTCCACGACGAGTGAAGCTATCGCCCCGATCGCGTAAGATACGATTCCGACACTTACAGGAATAATGATTAGTGCAAACCATCTTCCTTCTTGCGTAACAGGGATGGTATCTCCATAGCCAACAGTCAACACAGTAATAATGGTCAACCAAAGGGCATCGAACCAGCTTAAATCTTCAAAATATTTAAACCCGATCGTCCCAATCAAACACATCGCGCTCATAGCCGCAAGACTATTTATTAAATGTTGATATCTCTTTCTATCTTTCATCAAACATCCTCTTTTATTTTTGAAATTACTCTTTTTTTGTCAATGTTCCACGTGAAACATCGATAGCAGTCGAAAAATTAACCATTATTCAGACACCAATTGATAGGTGTTTCACCAAGCTCTTGAAGAAAATCGTTCGCCTTTGAAAAAGGATGACTTCCGAAAAACCCTCTACTAGCTGATAACGGACTCGGGTGTGGCGCCTGAATAATTTTATGTTTCGATTGATCGATCAACTCGAGCTTCTTTTGAGCAGGGCGGCCCCAAAGAATAAAAACCACAGGCTGCTCTCGTTTATTGATGCAAGAAATCACTTGGTCGGTAAAGCGTTCCCAACCTTTGCCACGGTGGGAATTGGCTTCCCCTTGCCGAACAGTCAATACCGTATTCAAAAGCAATACCCCTTGTTTAGCCCACGGAATTAAAGAACCATTGGTTGGAATCTCGCATCCAAGATCATGAGATAACTCTTTGAAGATATTTCTTAACGATGGTGGGAACGGTATTCCCGGTTGAACAGAAAAACTTAAACCATGCGCTTGATTCGGTCCATGGTAAGGGTCTTGTCCAAGAATCACCACTTTTATCTCTTGATAAGGAGTCAAATGAAACGCATTAAAAATATCATACATATTCGGATAAATGATGTTTGTAGCATATTCTTCTTTAAGAAATTCCCGAAG
Proteins encoded in this region:
- a CDS encoding potassium channel protein yields the protein MKDRKRYQHLINSLAAMSAMCLIGTIGFKYFEDLSWFDALWLTIITVLTVGYGDTIPVTQEGRWFALIIIPVSVGIVSYAIGAIASLVVEGELSTSMRERKMKKKIDQLENHIIVCGLGRVGEQVLDYVREYKDMQVVFIDEREEPLHKILKSDELFIVGDATEDDVLKSAGIERAATLVVALSSDADNVFITLTAKGLNPDIYIVSKAEREATEKKLKTAGAARVINPSSTGGKQIVMSILKPLSVHYMDLVLSADHAEYSIEEILIQKESSFVDQSLKGLDIRNVYHVTIVAILRNGSLIGIPKSDEKLQAHDKIIVFGAEENLTVFEKAITP
- the gerQ gene encoding spore coat protein GerQ; its protein translation is MKQQTTTPYMYSTPMYYQPTPMYTPPAGSTLPAAGGTTGQVAGQQVPGMLPAEESYIENILRLNRGKVATVYMTFENNREWNAKIFKGVIEAAGRDHLVLSDPQTGRRYLLPMIYLDYITFDEEIEYQYPFGGGPMASYPPR
- a CDS encoding DUF423 domain-containing protein, which encodes MKTFIIIGAINAFLSVALGAFGAHGLEGKVEPKYLEIWKTGVQYQMFHALGLILVGILMGQIPASSFLNWSGWLMLIGIILFSGSLYVLTVTQIGILGAITPFGGVAFLAGWVLLVLAVMKM
- a CDS encoding YwdI family protein, which produces MNISHQSVLNKIEIEVRQARQAEKSDEIKRHVHTIKALCDLVLESAADGPGVVSSVRGEHVFPPSTLSQPSINQEEKIETEDGANGDSIFDF
- a CDS encoding uracil-DNA glycosylase; this encodes MAVLKNDWAELLHEEFEQPYYLKLREFLKEEYATNIIYPNMYDIFNAFHLTPYQEIKVVILGQDPYHGPNQAHGLSFSVQPGIPFPPSLRNIFKELSHDLGCEIPTNGSLIPWAKQGVLLLNTVLTVRQGEANSHRGKGWERFTDQVISCINKREQPVVFILWGRPAQKKLELIDQSKHKIIQAPHPSPLSASRGFFGSHPFSKANDFLQELGETPINWCLNNG